One Kiritimatiellia bacterium DNA window includes the following coding sequences:
- a CDS encoding HEAT repeat domain-containing protein: protein MLLNKLKINREMISYQHLPLATWLAIRALKNSRADGRLKAARMLGEMKNRRSMSFLVAALTDNCREVRRAAAWALGEIRDPFALPWLSHNARHDPHPAVRDEAIKAIGRIACPDSAEFLIDLIRRREHVEPSVRALAWLLSASARWISSKTLSAVLTLENQALAGGTEADDKSASLKNDLWYAQFLAEFELQRRQGNVRAGFNRLNDVN from the coding sequence ATGCTGTTAAACAAACTGAAAATCAACCGGGAAATGATTTCCTACCAGCACTTGCCGCTGGCGACGTGGCTGGCCATCCGCGCGCTGAAAAATTCGCGCGCGGATGGCCGCCTGAAGGCGGCGCGGATGCTTGGGGAAATGAAAAACCGGCGGTCCATGTCATTCCTGGTGGCGGCGCTGACCGACAACTGCCGGGAGGTGCGCCGCGCGGCGGCTTGGGCGCTGGGAGAAATCAGGGATCCTTTTGCCCTGCCCTGGCTTTCACATAACGCCCGGCACGACCCGCATCCGGCGGTGCGCGATGAAGCCATCAAGGCGATTGGCCGCATTGCATGTCCGGATTCCGCGGAGTTCCTGATTGATCTGATCCGCCGCCGGGAGCATGTTGAGCCTTCGGTTCGGGCGCTGGCCTGGCTGTTGTCCGCCAGTGCCCGCTGGATTTCTTCCAAAACACTCAGCGCCGTCCTGACGCTGGAAAACCAGGCGTTAGCGGGAGGGACAGAGGCGGACGACAAGTCAGCTTCATTGAAAAATGACCTGTGGTATGCGCAATTCCTGGCGGAATTTGAACTGCAACGCCGCCAGGGGAACGTGCGGGCCGGGTTTAACAGATTGAATGATGTAAATTGA
- a CDS encoding saccharopine dehydrogenase C-terminal domain-containing protein, which produces MRICFKNKILLLGYGTIGRCFLPLLARHARVALKNITVIDAEDLRGPLQPWIQKGVVFRRERLTRQNLIRVLGRNVAPGGLIVDLSSNVDCLDILPWVSRNHILYINASLEDWLPGAKTRNQPHPNKSLYQKYVKLLEMKSFWPSGSGSATAVLDHGANPGLISHFVRRGLLDLAKRLLREGAIAGARAAKIERYAANRMFASLAMSLGVKAVHCSEQDTQTPVNPKNNDEFVGTWNPWGLAEEAVAPVEIGWGTHEKHLPPHAAIPCYGPQNQIVLSQMGLSTLARSWVPHREYVGMVIVHGESFTISNLLTVRKKNGGVRYRPTVCYIYLPANETMASLHELRCRGYQRQSERRIMRDDIRRGEDIMGALIMGHAYKSWWTGSILDIKGARRLLPNQNATAIQVGIGVVAAVLWMLKNPAAGLCFPEDLPCDEILDMARPYLGKFVSIPVPWTPLVNYRAFSRDNQPARPYGRNTWQFDNFLVKP; this is translated from the coding sequence ATGCGTATTTGTTTCAAAAATAAAATATTGCTTCTGGGCTACGGCACGATCGGCCGCTGTTTTCTGCCGCTGCTTGCCAGGCACGCGCGCGTTGCCTTAAAAAATATTACGGTCATTGACGCAGAGGATTTGCGCGGACCGCTTCAGCCCTGGATTCAGAAAGGCGTCGTGTTTCGGCGGGAACGTCTGACGCGGCAAAACTTAATCCGCGTGCTCGGCCGGAACGTGGCGCCGGGGGGATTGATAGTGGACCTGTCCAGCAATGTTGACTGTCTTGATATCCTTCCCTGGGTTTCAAGAAATCATATTCTCTACATTAACGCCTCTCTTGAAGATTGGTTGCCCGGGGCGAAGACACGCAATCAACCGCATCCCAATAAATCATTGTATCAAAAGTATGTAAAACTTCTTGAGATGAAGTCTTTTTGGCCGAGCGGCAGCGGCAGCGCCACTGCCGTGCTCGATCATGGCGCCAACCCAGGATTGATCTCGCATTTTGTCCGGCGCGGGCTTCTGGATCTTGCCAAACGGCTGCTCAGGGAAGGGGCAATCGCCGGAGCCAGGGCGGCGAAAATTGAACGTTATGCCGCCAATAGGATGTTTGCCTCTTTGGCCATGAGCCTGGGAGTTAAAGCGGTTCATTGCAGCGAGCAGGATACGCAAACGCCCGTAAATCCGAAGAATAACGACGAATTCGTGGGAACATGGAACCCCTGGGGGCTGGCGGAGGAAGCAGTTGCGCCGGTGGAAATCGGATGGGGCACGCATGAAAAACATCTGCCGCCGCACGCCGCAATTCCCTGTTACGGACCGCAGAATCAGATTGTTCTTTCCCAGATGGGACTCAGCACCTTGGCGCGCTCATGGGTGCCCCATCGCGAATATGTGGGCATGGTTATTGTGCACGGCGAATCATTCACCATTTCAAACCTGCTGACCGTCCGCAAAAAAAACGGCGGTGTCCGCTATCGCCCCACGGTCTGTTATATCTACCTGCCGGCAAACGAAACCATGGCCTCCCTGCATGAGCTGCGCTGCCGGGGATATCAGCGCCAGTCGGAACGGCGAATCATGCGGGATGACATCCGGCGCGGAGAAGACATTATGGGCGCCCTCATAATGGGGCATGCTTATAAGTCCTGGTGGACAGGATCCATTCTGGATATCAAGGGCGCGCGCCGGCTGTTGCCCAACCAAAATGCCACCGCCATACAGGTTGGCATAGGGGTTGTGGCGGCCGTGCTCTGGATGTTGAAAAATCCTGCCGCAGGTTTGTGTTTTCCCGAAGACCTGCCTTGCGATGAAATCCTGGACATGGCGCGGCCCTATCTGGGAAAATTTGTTTCCATTCCTGTTCCCTGGACGCCACTCGTCAATTATCGCGCTTTTTCCAGGGATAATCAACCTGCCCGGCCTTATGGAAGGAATACCTGGCAGTTTGATAATTTTCTGGTCAAGCCGTGA
- the ssb gene encoding single-stranded DNA-binding protein codes for MANMNRVFLAGNLTRDPEIRYTQAGKAIADLTLAVNRRYKTSSGEAKEDVCFVNVVAWERQAELAGEYLRKGSSVLIEGALRLDQWETNGEKRSRLRVVADRIQFLDRLKRSEVGDAPENSAAHEPAAPAGESEPLPPSGEKADADNLPF; via the coding sequence ATGGCAAACATGAACCGGGTTTTTCTGGCGGGCAATTTAACGCGTGATCCCGAAATACGCTACACCCAGGCCGGCAAGGCGATTGCCGATTTAACCCTGGCGGTTAACCGCCGGTACAAAACGTCTTCCGGGGAAGCCAAGGAAGATGTCTGTTTTGTCAACGTGGTTGCCTGGGAACGCCAGGCCGAACTGGCCGGGGAATACCTGCGGAAAGGCTCATCCGTGCTCATTGAAGGCGCTTTGCGCCTTGACCAATGGGAAACCAACGGCGAGAAGCGCAGCCGCTTGCGGGTTGTGGCCGACCGCATTCAATTTCTGGACCGGCTGAAAAGATCAGAAGTCGGCGACGCGCCCGAAAACAGCGCGGCTCATGAACCGGCCGCTCCCGCCGGGGAGTCCGAGCCTCTGCCGCCGTCCGGTGAAAAAGCCGACGCCGATAATCTTCCGTTTTAA
- the rpsF gene encoding 30S ribosomal protein S6: MKKYEALFVFSNAMSDEQLEAKIEKAGSEIAKQGGTVQAATRMGRITFARPLAKKEAGLYVQMVFLMEPSAINALHERYRHDEDLLRLQIVVAKPPAEESSPAAADQANPDSGAKRSRVAHSSTGAKLAKEEGKS, from the coding sequence TTGAAAAAATACGAAGCATTGTTTGTTTTTTCCAACGCCATGTCCGACGAACAGTTGGAAGCCAAAATAGAAAAAGCCGGTTCTGAAATTGCCAAGCAGGGCGGCACGGTGCAGGCGGCAACCAGAATGGGGCGGATTACCTTCGCCCGCCCGCTGGCGAAAAAGGAAGCCGGCCTTTACGTGCAGATGGTGTTTCTCATGGAACCGTCGGCTATAAACGCTCTGCACGAACGTTACCGGCATGATGAAGACTTGCTGCGTCTTCAGATTGTTGTTGCGAAGCCGCCGGCCGAAGAAAGCAGTCCGGCCGCCGCCGACCAGGCAAATCCGGATTCCGGGGCGAAACGCTCCCGGGTTGCCCATTCTTCCACCGGCGCGAAATTAGCAAAGGAAGAGGGTAAATCTTAA
- a CDS encoding helix-turn-helix transcriptional regulator: protein MAKKSRSSYMPLSHRILAHRLRQWRRMHGIPLKRFAYDLGFSITTVNAWERGKRFPAGRHLDLLSAYTGIPMCAFLYTGRDKCPHAELIPPAVRKSR, encoded by the coding sequence ATGGCGAAAAAATCACGCTCCAGTTATATGCCCCTTTCGCACCGCATATTGGCGCATCGCCTGCGCCAATGGCGGCGCATGCACGGTATTCCCCTTAAAAGGTTTGCCTATGACCTTGGTTTTTCAATAACTACCGTCAATGCATGGGAACGCGGCAAACGATTCCCCGCCGGCCGGCATCTGGATTTGCTGTCGGCCTACACGGGAATTCCCATGTGCGCTTTTTTATATACCGGCCGAGACAAGTGCCCGCACGCCGAACTCATCCCGCCTGCTGTCCGCAAAAGCCGTTGA
- the rplI gene encoding 50S ribosomal protein L9 — protein sequence MTKELILMADIEGLGLEGETVKVSDGYARNYLIPRKLAVPITSAALKRLEKNKADREARHLKELESAEALAAELGKISCTITAKIGENDKLFGSVTSADIIASLKQQGIELDKRKVQMAEPIRELGVFQVKIKLHPQVEAVLKVWVVGE from the coding sequence ATGACGAAAGAACTGATCCTGATGGCTGATATTGAAGGCCTTGGTTTGGAAGGCGAAACCGTCAAGGTGTCCGATGGTTACGCCCGCAACTATCTCATTCCGCGCAAGCTGGCCGTTCCGATTACCAGCGCGGCTTTGAAACGGCTGGAAAAGAACAAGGCGGACCGCGAGGCGCGCCATCTCAAAGAGCTTGAATCCGCGGAGGCGCTGGCTGCGGAACTGGGAAAGATTTCGTGTACCATTACCGCCAAAATCGGCGAAAACGACAAGCTTTTCGGATCCGTCACTTCCGCCGATATTATTGCCTCGCTGAAGCAGCAGGGGATTGAGCTGGATAAGCGTAAAGTTCAAATGGCCGAACCGATCCGCGAACTCGGCGTATTCCAGGTCAAGATCAAATTGCACCCGCAGGTTGAAGCCGTTCTCAAGGTCTGGGTGGTCGGAGAATAA
- the lpxD gene encoding UDP-3-O-(3-hydroxymyristoyl)glucosamine N-acyltransferase: MKKSLSVAEIASRLGGRVEGNSEAVIRGLAGIREAGAGDLAFIANSRYVAAAAATKATAVIVAEDWGRPCSATLIRVKSPDKAFAEAARWFAPPPVFFKPGVHPSAVVAETARLGRDVFVGPHCVIEPDVVIGDRCVVCAGCYIGHGSSIGGDCKFYPQVTIREYTRIGNRAIIHNGTVIGSDGFGYVQEGATRKKRPQIGIVVIGDDVEIGANVTIDRARFGQTRIGNGVKMDNLIQVAHNVTIGDNCVIVAQVGISGSSSIGARTILAGQVGVVGHLEIGSDVIVGAQAGVTKDVPPNTFVLGSPAIPHNRFSASHAHLMRLPELKEKIARMEERLARLEQQLSKKS; encoded by the coding sequence GTGAAAAAATCATTGTCAGTCGCCGAAATCGCCAGCCGGCTCGGAGGCCGGGTTGAGGGCAATTCCGAAGCAGTCATCCGCGGCCTGGCCGGGATCCGCGAAGCGGGCGCGGGCGATTTAGCGTTTATCGCCAATTCGCGCTATGTCGCCGCCGCGGCGGCGACCAAGGCCACGGCCGTGATCGTGGCTGAAGACTGGGGACGGCCCTGTTCGGCCACTCTGATCCGCGTCAAATCGCCGGACAAGGCCTTTGCCGAAGCGGCCCGGTGGTTTGCGCCGCCGCCGGTGTTTTTTAAGCCGGGCGTGCATCCCTCCGCCGTCGTTGCCGAAACTGCGCGGCTGGGGCGGGATGTGTTTGTTGGTCCCCATTGCGTCATTGAGCCGGATGTGGTCATCGGGGACCGTTGCGTTGTCTGCGCCGGATGTTATATCGGCCACGGCTCGTCCATCGGCGGGGACTGCAAGTTTTATCCGCAGGTAACCATCCGCGAGTATACAAGAATAGGGAACCGTGCCATTATTCATAACGGCACGGTCATCGGCAGCGACGGGTTCGGTTATGTCCAGGAGGGGGCGACCCGCAAGAAAAGACCGCAAATCGGCATTGTGGTCATCGGCGACGACGTGGAAATCGGGGCAAATGTTACGATTGACCGCGCGCGTTTCGGCCAGACCCGCATCGGCAACGGCGTCAAGATGGATAACCTGATCCAGGTGGCGCACAATGTAACCATCGGTGACAACTGCGTTATCGTCGCCCAGGTCGGCATTTCGGGCAGTTCTTCGATAGGCGCGCGGACGATTCTCGCCGGCCAGGTCGGGGTGGTCGGCCATCTTGAGATCGGGAGCGATGTGATTGTGGGCGCCCAGGCCGGCGTCACCAAGGATGTCCCTCCCAACACTTTCGTGCTCGGCTCTCCGGCCATTCCCCATAACAGGTTTTCCGCCTCGCACGCCCATCTGATGCGTCTGCCGGAACTCAAGGAAAAAATCGCCCGGATGGAAGAGCGCCTCGCCCGGCTGGAACAACAGCTTTCCAAGAAATCCTGA
- a CDS encoding OmpH family outer membrane protein has translation MKITIRESLLAAALAAFVCTAHAEQKIAFVDMEKAFDGYHKTKTANAQFKARGADIDAKRKDFLARVKELKTEFDALNAECRDKSLNDKTREKKREEAEDKLGELRESEAKLMDFDKLYKKEITDQMRQMQSRIVGEIRGVIQAYAAEHKIDIVLDSSGKTLNNVEAVMYFNSSLDITAPIMAIMNKNAPETGRTEEPAKTEVGEKSETR, from the coding sequence ATGAAGATAACGATAAGGGAAAGTTTGCTGGCGGCGGCGCTCGCGGCCTTTGTCTGCACGGCGCATGCCGAGCAGAAAATCGCGTTCGTTGACATGGAAAAAGCGTTTGATGGATACCATAAAACCAAAACCGCCAACGCCCAGTTCAAGGCGCGCGGCGCGGATATTGACGCCAAGCGCAAGGATTTTCTCGCCCGGGTCAAGGAATTGAAAACGGAGTTTGACGCGCTCAATGCCGAATGCCGCGACAAGTCGCTCAATGATAAAACGCGCGAAAAGAAAAGAGAGGAAGCCGAAGACAAGCTGGGCGAACTGAGGGAGTCCGAGGCAAAACTGATGGATTTTGACAAGCTTTACAAGAAGGAAATCACCGACCAGATGCGCCAGATGCAGTCGCGGATCGTCGGCGAAATTCGCGGCGTCATACAGGCTTACGCGGCCGAGCATAAAATTGATATTGTCCTGGACAGCTCCGGAAAAACGCTGAACAACGTGGAGGCCGTCATGTACTTTAATTCTTCCCTGGATATTACCGCGCCGATCATGGCCATTATGAATAAAAATGCGCCGGAGACCGGCCGAACGGAAGAACCGGCGAAAACGGAAGTCGGAGAAAAAAGCGAAACCAGGTGA
- the dnaB gene encoding replicative DNA helicase produces the protein MPMEPVTHNEKPPPERGDRRGRPIFNEEAEMGVLGSILLDAAKVLDFCVEKQIDPESFYLRHHQHIYATMREMSRDLRPIDVLTLSERLQARGILENVGGLSYLNRLLDATPTAAHAEYYVDLVRQQHLLRRIVDCARNSESECYTSQENADAILAKVEQDFFNISEERHAAMVPWAQAVKETMVTVENILNSKKGISGIPTGYRDLDEKLLGLHREDMIIIAARPSMGKTSLAMNIAENVALGKSDNQPHPVGIFSLEMSRESLILRLLSSHARISVHDIARGFLTDKKHRLLASAADIFSKAPIFLDDTGGLDILELRARARRMKKKYGIELFIVDYLQLLHCRERSREGRQNEISTISGALKNMAKELKVPVLVISQLNRAPEARDREGRPRLADLRDSGSIEQDADVVCLLRLPSKYKDETDDKSAASSYDETEDAKIDIAKQRNGPTGEVNLVFLKQIMRFESVAPALAGEAPDQSAAENET, from the coding sequence ATGCCCATGGAACCCGTGACGCACAATGAAAAGCCGCCGCCGGAACGCGGCGACCGCCGCGGCCGGCCCATTTTCAACGAAGAGGCGGAAATGGGCGTGCTGGGGTCAATCCTGCTGGATGCCGCAAAAGTGCTGGATTTCTGCGTTGAAAAACAGATTGACCCCGAGTCTTTTTATCTGCGGCATCATCAGCACATTTATGCAACCATGCGGGAGATGAGCCGCGACCTGCGGCCGATTGATGTGCTGACGCTTTCGGAGAGGCTGCAAGCCAGAGGCATCCTGGAGAATGTCGGCGGATTGTCCTACCTTAATCGCCTGCTGGACGCCACCCCGACCGCCGCCCACGCCGAATATTATGTGGACCTTGTCCGGCAGCAGCACCTGCTCAGAAGAATCGTTGACTGCGCCCGTAATTCGGAAAGCGAGTGTTACACCTCCCAGGAAAACGCCGATGCCATTCTTGCAAAAGTTGAACAGGATTTCTTTAATATTTCCGAAGAGCGTCACGCCGCCATGGTGCCGTGGGCGCAGGCCGTCAAGGAAACCATGGTTACGGTTGAAAACATTCTGAACTCCAAAAAGGGGATCAGCGGCATTCCGACCGGTTATCGCGACCTGGATGAAAAACTGCTCGGCCTGCACCGGGAAGACATGATCATCATTGCCGCCCGGCCTTCCATGGGAAAGACCTCGCTCGCCATGAATATTGCCGAAAACGTGGCGCTGGGCAAAAGCGACAATCAGCCGCATCCCGTGGGAATATTCAGTCTGGAAATGTCGCGCGAATCGCTGATTCTCCGGTTGTTGAGCAGTCACGCCCGCATTTCCGTCCACGATATCGCCCGCGGTTTTTTAACCGATAAGAAACACCGTCTGCTGGCTTCGGCCGCCGATATCTTTTCCAAGGCGCCGATTTTTCTGGACGACACCGGCGGTCTTGATATCCTTGAGTTGCGCGCCCGGGCGCGCCGCATGAAAAAAAAATACGGCATAGAGCTCTTCATCGTGGATTATCTTCAATTGCTTCATTGCCGGGAACGCAGCCGCGAGGGCCGCCAGAATGAAATTTCCACAATTTCGGGCGCGTTGAAAAACATGGCCAAGGAGCTCAAGGTGCCGGTGTTGGTGATCAGCCAGCTCAACCGCGCGCCCGAAGCGCGCGACCGCGAAGGCCGTCCCCGGCTGGCCGATTTGCGCGATTCCGGTTCAATAGAACAGGACGCGGACGTGGTCTGTCTCTTGCGGCTTCCTTCCAAGTACAAGGATGAAACCGATGATAAAAGCGCGGCCTCCTCCTATGATGAGACCGAAGACGCAAAAATTGACATTGCCAAGCAGCGCAACGGCCCGACCGGCGAAGTCAATCTTGTTTTTTTAAAACAAATCATGCGTTTTGAATCCGTCGCGCCGGCTTTGGCCGGCGAAGCCCCGGACCAGTCCGCGGCAGAAAACGAAACATGA
- the pth gene encoding aminoacyl-tRNA hydrolase produces the protein MKKIIVGLGNPGRNYMHTPHNIGFAVIDELAGRFGLKLRRSFRFRAVLAEGSIEGIPVALAKPSAFMNMSGTVLAALIRRKGFSAQNLMVITDDADLPEGQLRIRARGGSGGHKGLQSIIQNLGHDRFVRLRLGIGRANSNLDLAAHVLSPFPPAVREKMKKTTGRAADAALCWLKDGLEKAMNMFNKPTGEDIL, from the coding sequence GTGAAAAAAATAATTGTCGGTTTGGGAAATCCGGGTAGAAATTACATGCATACGCCTCACAACATAGGCTTTGCCGTTATTGACGAGTTGGCCGGCCGGTTTGGCTTGAAGCTCCGGCGCAGTTTCCGTTTCCGCGCTGTCCTGGCCGAGGGAAGCATAGAGGGCATTCCGGTGGCGCTGGCGAAGCCTTCCGCTTTCATGAATATGAGCGGAACGGTTTTGGCCGCGCTTATCCGCCGCAAGGGATTTTCAGCGCAAAATCTCATGGTTATCACCGATGACGCCGATTTGCCGGAAGGGCAGTTGCGCATTCGGGCAAGGGGCGGCAGCGGGGGACACAAGGGCTTGCAATCAATCATCCAGAATCTCGGGCATGACCGCTTCGTCAGGCTGCGGCTGGGGATTGGCCGCGCCAACAGCAACCTTGACCTTGCGGCGCATGTCCTGTCGCCTTTTCCGCCGGCAGTCAGGGAGAAAATGAAAAAAACGACCGGCCGTGCCGCGGACGCCGCTCTCTGCTGGCTGAAAGACGGCCTGGAAAAGGCCATGAACATGTTTAACAAACCTACCGGGGAGGATATTCTTTGA
- the rpsR gene encoding 30S ribosomal protein S18, whose translation MRKKTNRSKNKNQRESLPFFTEEKRSRFLQGIPHVDFKDSELLKKFTTEQGKILPRRICGTSCTQQRQIKRAIRQARTVGLMR comes from the coding sequence ATGAGAAAAAAAACGAACCGCTCCAAAAATAAAAACCAGCGCGAAAGCCTTCCTTTTTTTACCGAGGAAAAGCGCAGCCGTTTCCTGCAGGGCATTCCCCACGTAGACTTCAAGGACAGCGAGCTTCTTAAAAAATTCACCACCGAACAGGGAAAAATCCTGCCGCGCCGCATTTGCGGAACGTCCTGCACCCAGCAGCGGCAGATTAAACGCGCCATCCGCCAGGCGCGCACGGTCGGGTTAATGCGCTGA
- the bamA gene encoding outer membrane protein assembly factor BamA → MNLRPFLIFLPLVLLPLAAPAVVISNVEVVAQGIKVVDRDFILAHISARAGGEANQIAIARDVKTLMATGRFSFIDTKLKETAAGQGCILTYIVALKPKLEKPLAVAGAREMGEKKVRKWFGLEIGDYVDDAVLNIHKNKVLDEYRKRYYSDAKISWQINVNENTGFAAVRVTVDEGRRASLRKVEFEGNTYVPPNRWERLAAAFKHEKAVSDKSVPPEDLLAAVRPHLWHIFSFITKRGVYNPDDLEADRLALRALYQNRGYLDARIGDPEVSFYAPHKLKAVFSISEGAQYHIGNLSIRGAVLFPESNLWDVVTLRSGDIAALDAINRSAEALAGYYQSRGYLRTSVRPQINPRLKDPVVDIQFDISEGSLINIRYLDIRGNTRTKDIVIRRELLALPGEVYDQAKVKRGERILKNLGFFSKVSSYPRETIDPTRDDLVYEVEEGRTGQFSIGAGYSSIDELMGFAEISQGNFDLFNWPYFTGDGQKLRLRTQFGRQREDYELSFVEPWFLGRKLSLGVDFYDTKLNNLSDYYSQQTFGSAVTLGKPLNWPFFQRVNLRYSLENITIFDVATNATEMIRKEEGGRNVSTLKPTLIHDTRDNVFIPTRGNKTAIGARLAGGPLGFDTDIYGFEAETTSYWPTIFDHVFSLRVWAAVVQEYGRTDDVPLFDRFLLGGARNLRGFKYRYVGPYQNGEPVGGKTAALGSLEYTIPVVPNLIRFAGFYDIGNVWLDAYDFDVLNYCSDIGIGVRIDVPGFPIRLDYAWPLEISGDVERTSARFNFWLGYGF, encoded by the coding sequence ATGAATCTTCGCCCGTTTTTAATCTTCTTGCCGCTGGTTTTGCTTCCGCTGGCCGCCCCGGCGGTTGTCATCAGCAATGTTGAAGTGGTGGCGCAGGGCATTAAGGTTGTGGACCGGGATTTTATCCTGGCCCATATCTCCGCCCGCGCCGGAGGCGAAGCAAACCAGATTGCGATTGCCCGCGACGTCAAGACCCTGATGGCGACCGGGCGTTTCTCATTTATTGACACCAAGCTCAAGGAAACCGCCGCCGGGCAGGGCTGTATCCTGACCTATATCGTTGCGCTTAAACCCAAGCTTGAAAAGCCGCTTGCGGTTGCCGGCGCGCGGGAGATGGGCGAGAAAAAGGTCCGCAAATGGTTCGGACTGGAAATCGGCGATTATGTGGATGACGCCGTGTTGAACATTCATAAAAACAAGGTTCTGGATGAATACCGGAAAAGATATTACAGCGACGCTAAAATCAGCTGGCAGATTAATGTGAATGAAAACACCGGGTTTGCCGCAGTCCGGGTGACCGTGGACGAAGGCCGGCGCGCCAGTCTGCGCAAGGTGGAGTTTGAGGGCAATACTTACGTTCCGCCGAACCGCTGGGAAAGATTAGCCGCCGCTTTCAAGCACGAGAAAGCGGTCTCCGACAAATCGGTTCCGCCGGAGGACCTTCTGGCCGCGGTGCGGCCGCATCTCTGGCATATTTTTTCATTCATTACCAAGCGCGGCGTCTATAATCCCGACGATCTGGAAGCGGACCGCCTGGCGCTCCGCGCGCTTTATCAGAACCGCGGTTATCTGGATGCGCGCATCGGCGACCCCGAGGTGAGTTTTTATGCCCCGCACAAGCTGAAGGCCGTCTTTTCCATCAGCGAGGGCGCTCAATACCACATCGGCAATCTTTCCATCCGCGGCGCGGTTTTGTTTCCCGAGTCAAATTTATGGGATGTGGTGACCCTGCGGAGCGGCGATATCGCCGCTCTGGACGCCATCAACCGCTCCGCCGAGGCGCTGGCCGGCTATTATCAAAGCCGCGGTTACCTCCGCACGTCCGTCCGGCCGCAGATCAATCCCCGTCTCAAGGACCCGGTCGTTGACATCCAGTTTGACATTTCCGAGGGCAGTCTGATCAATATCCGTTACCTTGACATCCGCGGCAACACGCGCACCAAGGATATCGTCATCCGCCGCGAGCTGCTCGCCCTTCCGGGAGAAGTCTACGACCAGGCCAAGGTCAAGCGCGGCGAGCGCATCCTGAAGAACCTCGGTTTCTTTTCAAAGGTAAGCAGTTATCCGCGCGAGACCATTGATCCGACCCGGGACGACCTGGTCTATGAGGTTGAAGAAGGCCGCACCGGCCAGTTTTCCATAGGCGCCGGCTACTCAAGCATTGATGAGTTAATGGGATTCGCCGAAATATCGCAGGGCAATTTTGACCTGTTCAACTGGCCCTACTTCACCGGCGACGGGCAGAAACTGCGTTTGCGCACCCAGTTCGGAAGACAGCGCGAGGATTACGAGCTTTCCTTCGTGGAACCGTGGTTCCTGGGGCGCAAGCTGTCGCTGGGCGTGGATTTTTACGACACCAAGCTCAACAACCTCAGCGATTATTACAGCCAGCAAACCTTCGGCTCGGCGGTTACCCTCGGCAAACCGCTCAATTGGCCATTCTTCCAAAGGGTCAACCTGCGCTACAGCCTGGAAAACATCACCATCTTTGACGTGGCCACCAATGCCACGGAAATGATCCGCAAGGAAGAGGGCGGCCGCAACGTCAGCACTTTGAAGCCAACCCTTATCCACGACACGCGCGACAACGTCTTTATCCCGACCCGCGGCAACAAGACCGCTATTGGCGCCAGGCTGGCCGGCGGGCCGCTCGGCTTTGACACGGATATCTACGGATTTGAAGCCGAAACCACTTCTTACTGGCCGACGATTTTTGACCATGTCTTCAGCCTGCGGGTCTGGGCGGCCGTGGTCCAGGAATACGGCCGCACCGACGACGTGCCTTTGTTTGACCGCTTCCTGCTCGGCGGCGCGCGGAATTTACGCGGGTTCAAATACCGTTATGTCGGCCCGTACCAGAACGGCGAACCGGTCGGCGGCAAAACCGCCGCGCTCGGGTCGCTGGAATACACCATTCCCGTCGTTCCCAACCTGATCCGTTTCGCCGGATTTTACGACATCGGCAACGTCTGGCTTGACGCTTATGATTTTGATGTGTTAAACTACTGCTCAGATATCGGAATAGGCGTGCGCATTGATGTGCCCGGATTTCCGATCCGGCTGGATTACGCCTGGCCGCTGGAAATCAGCGGCGATGTGGAACGGACTTCGGCGCGGTTTAATTTCTGGCTGGGATACGGTTTTTAA